The Mustela lutreola isolate mMusLut2 chromosome 3, mMusLut2.pri, whole genome shotgun sequence genome includes a region encoding these proteins:
- the LY6D gene encoding lymphocyte antigen 6D: protein MKTALLLLAVLAVAAGPARALRCHVCSSSSNCERPQTCAAGSRYCRTRTKVEPLLGNLVEKDCVEACTPTHSLPGQVSSGAAATLCCQDDLCNRSLQSSAPARTLSPGASLGLALALGLLALLAGPSL, encoded by the exons ATGAAGACAGCTCTCCTGCTCCTTGCTGTGCTGGCCGTGGCTGCTGGGCCAG CCCGTGCCCTCCGCTGCCATGTTTGCTCCAGCTCCTCCAACTGCGAGAGACCCCAGACTTGTGCGGCCGGCTCGCGCTACTGCAGGACCAGGACCAAGG TGGAGCCCCTGCTGGGGAACCTGGTGGAGAAGGACTGCGTGGAGGCGTGCACGCCCACGCACAGCCTGCCCGGCCAGGTGAGCAGCGGGGCGGCCGCCACCCTGTGCTGCCAGGACGACTTGTGCAACCGGAGCCTGCAGAGCAGCGCGCCCGCCCGCACCCTGTCCCCCGGCGCCAGCCTCGGCCTGGCCCTAGCCCTCGGCCTCCTCGCCCTCCTCGCGGGCCCCAGCCTGTGA